The sequence GCGGCGCTCGGGGTGCTGGCCTGCGAGGTGGTCACATCGAGTCTGGCGCGCTGACGCCCAGCAGGCCGAGGCCGACGGCGAGCCCGATGCGCGCACCCTCGACCAGCCACAAGCGGGCCTGGGTGAGCTCCTCGCTGATCCCCTGTCCCATCACGTAGCAGTCGTGGTAGAAGCCGTGAAAGTCCCCGGCCAGCTGCCGAACCCAGGTGGTGACCTTGTGGGGAGCCCGGTCACGGCAGGCGGTGAGCACCACGTCGGGGAGCTCCGTGAGCGCGCGCAGCAGAGCCAGCTCGCGCTGGTGCGTGAGCAGGCCCAGGTCAACTCGATCGAGGGGCTGGCGCTCGATCCCCCGCTCCCGCCTGACCCGATCGATCGAGGCGATCCGAGCGTGGGCGTACTGCACGTAGTACACCGGGTTCTCCATCGACTGACGCCTGATGAGATCGAGGTCCAGGGTCGTGGCCTGGTCGATGGAGGTCATCAGGCTGAGCAGGCGGGTGGCGTCGGGACCGATGTCGGTGACCAGGGAGTCCAGGCTGACGAAGTTCCCCGAGCGCTTGGACATCTTGCCGTCGGCGAGGGACACCATCTGCCCGAGCTCGACCTCGAGGCGTCCGTCTTCGACGCCGAGCGCCCGCACCCCCGCCAGCAGGCTCGCCACCTGGCCGTGGTGGTCGGCCCCGAAGATGTCGATCACCCGGTCGTAGCCCCGGACGAGAAACTTGTCCCGGTGGTAGGCGAGGTCGCCGGCGAGGTAGGTGAACTCGCCGTCGGACTTGATCAGGACCCGGTCGCGGCTGTCATCGACGGCCGTGCTGCGCAACCAGGTGGCCCCATCCGAGTCGTAGACCAGGCCCCGCTCGGCCAAGACGGCGATCGTCTCCTCGACGGCGCCGCTCTCCTCGATCGACGCCTGGCTGTACCACTCGTCGAACACGATGCCCAGCCCCTCGAGCGTGCCCCGGATGTTGTCGAGAATTCGCGTCGCTGCCCATCTGCCGGCCGCGACCACATCGTCATCGGGGCCGTCATAGGCGCGGGCGAGCTCGGCCACGTACTCGCCCTGGTAGCCCTCCTCCGGCACGACCCCTCCGCGTCGGCGGGCGAGCAGGCTCTCGCCCAGGCGTCGGATCTGGCCACCGGTGTCGTTGACGTAGTACTCGCGGCTCACCGACCAGCCGCAGCGGCTGAAGATGCGGCCCAGGGCGTCGCCGTAGGAGCACAGCCACCCATTGCCCACGTGCAGGGGTCCGGTTGGGTTGGCCGAGACGAACTCGAGCTGGACCCGCTCTCCTTTGCCGGTGTCGTCGCGGGCGTAGTCGTCGGTGCCCTCGCGGACGACCTGACGGAGGGCCTCGTGGAGCCACGACTGCCGCAGACGGAAGTTGACGAAGCCGGGCCCGGCCACTTCGACGGCGGCAACGTGGGGGGGCGGGTCGGCGGTGAGCCGCTCGGCGAGGGCCGTCGCCAGCTCACGCGGGGCGCGTCCCGCAGCCTTGGCCGAGGTCAGCGCGACGTTCGAGGACCAGTCGCCGTGCTCGGGGCGGGCCGGTCGCTCGAAGGCGACGGTAGCGGGGAGAGGGTCCACGCCGAGATCGGCCAGGGCGGCAAGCACGGAGTCGGCCAGCACGTCACGGACGTTCACGACCGCTGCTTGGAAATCAGGGCCGCGACGCGATCGAGGAGGTCGAGGGGGTCGAAGGGCTTGGTGATGTAGTCCTCCGCCCCCGTCGACTGACCGGCCCTGATATCGGACTCCTGCGCCTTGGCCGAGAGGAGGATGACAGGGATGTCAGCTGTGGCCGGGTCGGCCTTCAGCGCCGAGACCACCTCGAGGCCGTTCATCTTCGGCATCATGATGTCCAAAACCACCACGTCAGGCAGGTCGGCCCGGGCCCGCTCGAGCCCCTCGACCCCGTCCACTGCCTCGACGACGGTATAGCCCTCCATCTCGAAGTTGACTTGCAGCAGCGTCTGGATCACGGGGTCATCGTCGACGACGAGTACCGTGGTTTCAGGCATCAGGGGGAATACTAGGGGCCCAGCCAGGGCCAACTACCAACCCGGTAGAGTTTCGGATCAGCGCCCTCGTAGCTCAGGGGATAGAGCGCCGGCCTCCGGAGCCGGGTGCGCAGGTTCGAATCCTGCCGGGGGCACGCCGCGAGTAGCACTGCCAGAGGCGCAACTATAAGGGTCGCAGTGTTCGCCGAAAGGTCACCGACCATTCACCCCGTTGAGGAAGGACCCGACCCGCCAACCCTGAACCTCTGTGCGTGCTACGGGGACGAGCGCGGCGGAGGTCACTGATCGCCTTGGTGTGCGGCGCGCTGGCCATGTCCGGCGGCGTGGCCCTGGCGGCGGACAACGCCACCACGAGCGGCCGGATCGGGCCCGCGTACGGGATCACGCCGGGCGGACGGCAGCTGACGCCCGCCGGTCGGATGACTCCTCTCGGCGACTTCCCGACGGGGGGAGCGCTGTCCCCCGATGGCCGCTTCTACTGGGCGGTCGACTCCGGCCACGGCCGCGACGACGTCCAGATCGTCGACGTCGGCACCGGCAAGCTGCGTCAGGTGCTCCCGCTGCCTGGCGCCTACGGCGGCATCGCATACGCGCCCGACGGGCGGACCGTCTATGTCTCCGGCGAGCCGGTGGGCAACAGCCACCCCACGGGCCCCACGATGGCGAGCACCGGTGACGCCATCCACGTCTTCACCGTCGACCCCAGCAGCGGGCGTGCCACCGAGCGCGCCCCGATCGGGCTGCCGCCCACCAGTGGCGGCACCGCCCAGAAGGAAGCCGCGAACCCGGCGTCGCTGATCGTCCAGCCCCCGGGCCCCGGTCCGTCGTCGGGCCTGGGCTGGCCCATCGGTCTGGCCGTCACCCCTGACCAGCGGATGCTCGCCGTGGCTCTCAACCAGGCGGACCAGGTGGCGGTCATCGACCTCGCGACGCGAGCGGTTCGTCTCGTCAAGGTGGGTGCCTACCCGTACGGCGTCGCTGTCGACAGCCACAGCGCCTACGTGTCCAACGAGTACGACGGCACGGTCTCGGTCGTCGATCTCGACACCGGCAGCGTGGCCCGCACGATCACGGTCGGTACCCAGAACTCCCACCCCGAGGGCCTCGCCCTCGACCGTTCCCACCACCAACTGTTCGTCGCCGTGACCAACCGGGACCAGGTCGCGGACGTCGACACTCTGACGAGCACCGTCCGCGACGTGTCCGTCGGCCGCAGTGCCGGAGTGGGCACGGCGCCCGTGGCCCTCCGTGTCGCCCCCGATGGCCGGACCCTGTACGTCGCCGATGCCGGCGAAGATGCCGTTGCCGTCATCGCACTCACAGACCGGACGGGGGGCGCACGAGCGCTCACGGTGGTCGGACGCGTGCCTACGGCCTTCTATCCGACCGATGTGGCGGTCACACCGGACGGCCGTCGCCTCATCTGGCTCGCGGGCAAGGGACTGGGTGCCGGGCCCAACCCCCTGTACGGCCAGAACTTCGCGGCCAGCGAGCGGGCGCCGTACGGCCAGTACGTGGTCGACATGCTGATCGGCCGCCTCGGCGTGCTCTCCACCCCGAGCGATGCCGACGCGGCGCGAATGTCTCACCAGGTCGACCAGGAGGTCCGACCGACCGACCTCGCCCCCGGCCCGTCCAACACACCGATCAACGCCCCCGGCGGCGGTCCGAGCCGCCAGATCAAGCACGTGTTCTATGTCGTCAAGGAGAACCGCACCTACGACCAGGTCCTCGGCAGCGATCCTCGCGGCGACGGCAGTCGCTCACTGGAGTTATTCGACGACAACGGCGTGAACGGGCCGGCTACCGGCGTCACGCCGAACGCGCACAGCCTGACCCGGATGTTCCCGCTGCTCGATCACGTCTATGCCGACAGCGAGGTCTCGGTTGACGGACACATCATCACCTCGGGGGCGTACGCGACGGACTTCGTCGTCAAGGCCCTGCACGCCAACTACGCCAATCGGGGACGGGTCGCAAACTTCGGCCAGGCACCGGAGACGTTCCCCCCCAACGACTTCATCTTCGACCAGGCCGTCCGCCAGGGCGTATCGTTCCGCAACTACGGCGAGTACAGCGCCGGCGTGCTCCCGAGCAGCAACGACGGCCGCTCGACCTACCGCGCATCTCAGCTCAACACCGCCTTCGGCTATCCGATCTCCTTCGGGTGCGACGGCATCGGCACGACCCCAAACGGGGTCGACAACCCGGCGGTGTGCGACACCGATTCGGGGACGCTCGGCCCTCAGGGCGCTCTCGGCGTGGCCACGAGTCGCTTCGACTTCTTCCAGCAGCAGTTCAACGCCGAGGTGGCAACGGGCACCGTCCCGGCCCTGAGCTACATCACCCTGCCGAATGACCACACCAACGGCGTGCGCAAGAACTACCCGACACCAAAGGCGATGGTGGCAGACAACGACCTCGGTCTGGGCCAGCTCGTCGACCTCATCAGCCACTCCCCCATCTGGTCGAGCAGCGCCATCTTCGTCGTCGAGGACGACTCCCAGGACGGAGCCGACCACGTCGACGCCCACCGTATGCCCGCGTACGTGATCTCACCGTGGGCTCGCCACGGCGCCGTCGTGCACACCCGCTACGACCAGCTGTCGGTGCTCCGCACGATCGGGCTCATGGTCGGTCTCCGTCCCCTGTCGCTCTTCGACGCTCTGGCCGAGCCCATGTACGACGCGTTCATCCCCGGCGATGCGCAACCCGATCTCGAGCCATACAACGCGGTCATCCCTACCCAGCCGCTGACGCAGCTCACCGCGTCGACTCCTACCGGGCTCGACGGCGCCCTGCCCTACAGCAACGTCGACCTTGTGCCACAGCGCCTGTTCGACGCCGCCCTCTGGCGCAGCGTGTACGGCCCCGGATCAACGCCGCCGCCGGCGGGACCCAACGCCTCCCCGGACGAGGCGGAACGGGCCGCCCAGACGCAAGAGGAGTGGCAGGCGCACGGGAACGTCGCCGCCTGGCTGAGGGCCCACCCGCGTGGTGATCCGTCGGGATAGCAGGTCGGTCAGGGCCGAAGGTGCGCGAGCAGCAGCCGGACGACCTCGTCCGGCGCCTCTTCTGGGATCCAGTGGGGCACCCCCTCGAGGACCTCGAACCGGTAGGGCCCGGAGACGAAGCGCCCCGTCAGCTCCGCCGCCTTCCGGCCCAGCGCCACGTCCTCAGTGCTCCACACATAGAGGGTGGGTACCTCAATCGGCTTGGCGTCACGTACGGCAGTCGCCTCGTACGGCAGCGCCCGGTACCAGTTCAGTGCGCCGGTGAGGGCACCGGGCTTCTTCATTGCGTCGAGGTACTCGCGGGCCCGCTCCTCTGACAGGCCCGAGCGGCGCATCGCCGACCTGGCCACCCGCCCATCACCCGCCAACGTCAGCCACTCCGGCAGCCGGGGGATTTGGAACAGTCCCATGTACCAGGAGCGGAGGGCCTGGCCGCTCGTCACAGCCGAGCGGAGGAAGGCACGGGGGTGTGGGGTCGACAGGACAGTCAGCGTGCGAAGGCGGTCGGCGTGGTCGGTGGCCAGCGCCCACGCCACCGCCCCACCCCAGTCGTGGCCGACGACGTGGAAGCCGTCGACGCCGGCCTGATCGGCCAGGGCCAGGACATCGGCCACGAGCTCGCTCATGACATAGGCGCGCCGACCCTGGGGTCTCGCCCCCGGTGAGTAGCCGCGTTGATCGGGGGCCAGGACCCGATAGCCGGCTGCCACCAGGTGGGGAGAGATCGAGCGCCACGACGCCGAGCTCTGGGGATAGCCGTGGAGGAGCACGACCGCCTCGGCGTCTGCCGGTCCCACGTCGGTCACGTCGAATGTCAACCCGTTGCGCGTGAAGTGTTCCACACGTGCAGCATCGCACCGGGAGCGCCGACCTGCCGTATGCTCGGGGTGAGGTGGGTCCCCTGCCTACCATCACCGCCGAGCGTTGACCCGCGACCCGAAGGCACTCCCCGAGCCGTCCGCGCTTCGCCGTGGCGCGTTGGTGCTGGGGCTGACGCTCGTCGCGGGCTGCACGGATGCCATCAGCTACCTGGGGTTGGGTCGGGTGTTCACGGCCAACATGACGGGGAACACCGTGCTGCTCGGCGTGGCCGTGGCCCAGCGTGACGCCGGAGCAGCGGGCCGGTCGGCGGCAGCGCTCGGCGGGTTCGTCGTAGGCGCCACCCTGGTGGGCCTGGCGCCATCGCCAAAGAGCGGAGCTCGATCGGTGACGGCCGCGCTGGTAGGGGAGGTGGCCCTCCTCGGCGGCCTGCTCGGCTGGTGGATAGTGGCCGGCTCCGAGCCGACCGGCGCAGTGCGCGATGGGCTCATCGTCGTGGCCGGAACCGCCATGGGCGTGCAGAGCGCGGCGGTGGCCCGGCTCGGCGTGCCCGGAGTGGCGACGACGTACATCACCGGGACCTGGACAGGCATCAGCGCCGGCGTCGCGTCCTGGCTGCGCCGTCATCCCCCGGTTCGCCGAGGTCGGCCCGGCCCGGCAAGCCAGTCGGGCGGGGACGCCGGTCAGAAGGTGCAGGTCGGACTCCAGGTGGCGGTCGTCCTCGTCTACCTGGGCGGTGCGATCGCCAGCGGCTTCGCCCGCGACGCCTGGGGAGCGGCCGCGGCGGCGGTTCCCCTGGGCATCCTGGCCTGCGTCCTGGTCGTCACGGTCCTGCCGCCAGAGCGAGGCCGGCTCGGAGCTTGACGGCCGGTGATCGAGGGCGCGCTCTTCTTCTCGGCCCGGTTGAGGGTGAGTTGCCTCACCCCCTCGCCACACTCTCGAGTGAGTACCGGTCGGTCCGCTCGTTCCTGCCGTGCTAGGTCGATCAAGCGGCGCCGGTGCGGGGTCCCAGGGCGCAGATCCTCGCATCTAGCACGGGCTGAGAGAGCGCTGAGTGGCCCCTGCAGAACGTCGAAACCCACCGATGCACAGGCCCGCGAGAGCGCGCGTCGACGCTTGACGGGGAGTCTTTGCCTGTACGAGAATCGGCCTGGCTAGGGAGAAGTCGTCACGCGTGGGGGAGCTCCTCACCCGGTGCCACCCGGCAGACACGATCCGGCAGATAGGCGTGGCGAGCGGCTGGGGAAAGTGGGCCTCGATGCAGCGACTAACGGGATTCGACGCCGCGTTCTTTCATCTCGAGACCGCCGGCACGCACATGCACGTGGGCCAGACGTGTGTGTTCGATCCGTCGACGGCACCGCGGGGGCACTCGTTCGAACGCATCCGCCAACTGATCCACGATCGCCTCCACCTGGTCCCCCCCTTCCGTCGGCGCTTGGCCGACATCCCCATGCGGCTGCACCACCCGGTGTGGCTGGAGGATCCCGACTTCGACCTCGACTACCACGTACGCTCCGCCGCGCTGCCCCAGCCGGGAGGCGTGCCCGAGCTGGCCGACTTCACCGCGGAGGTGATGGGCCGTCCACTCCATCGCGACCGCCCGCCCTGGGAGATGTACATCGTCGAGGGCTTGGAGGACGGCATGGTGGCGGGTGTCACCAAGGTCCACCACGCCGCCATCGACGGGCTCTCGGGCGCGGAGATCACGGCGACACTCCTCGACCTGTCGCCCGAGCAGGTCACCACCCCGCCTGAGGGCCCGTGGGAGCCGGACCGCGTCTCGCCGTTCGAACTGGGACGCGCCGCGATCGGCGAGCTCGCCCGCCAGCCCCGGACCGTCGCCCGACTCGCCTCACGCACCGTCGGCTCTGCCCTCGCCCTGCGCCGGCGGAACCGGTCCGAGGACACGGCACCACCGCCGGCGCCGTTCTCCGCCCCCCGCACCTCGCTCCAGACCGCGATCAGCGCCCACAGGCGGATCGCCTTCGCCGAGGTCAGCCTCGACAAGGTCAAGACCGTGAAGAACACCTTGGGCGGGACGGTCAACGACGTGATCCTTACGATGTGCGCCGGAGCCCTCCGCTCCCTGCTGGCGGCGCGCGGCGAGCACCCCGAGCGCTCGCTCGTCGCTGCCGTCCCGGTCTCGGTCCGGTCGGAGGAGCAGCGGGGAACGATGGGCAACCAGATCTCCGCCATGCTCGTGTCGCTGGCGAGCACGGTGGAGAACCCCGTCGAGCGGTTGCGGGCCATCAGTGCCGGATCCGCGCAGGCCAAGGCCCAGGACAAGGTGTTCGGCGTCCAGGAGCTGTCCGAGTGGACCGAGATCCTGTCGCCTGGAGTCGTCAGCCGGGCGGCGCGCATGGCGTCGCGGCTCAAGGTCCTCGAGCGCCTGCCACCCTTGTTCAACGTCATCGTCTCCAACTTTCCCGGACCTGCGTTTCCGCTGTACTTCTCGGGTTCCCGCATGCTGGCCGCGTACCCCATGGGACCGGTGACCGACGGCGGTCCGCTCAACATCACCGTGCAGAGCTACATGGGCACGCTGTTCTTCGGGCTCGTCGCCTGCCGCGACGCGGTGCCGGAGGTGTGGGACATCGCCCAGTACCTCGACGACACGCTCAACGAGCTGTCCAAGGCAGCGGCCAAGGCCGGCCCGGGAGGCCGGTCCAGCGAAAAGGCCGGCCCGGGAGGCGGGTCCAGCGAAGCGGCCGCCCCTGGTGGCCGACGGCGCCCGACCGGCAGTGCCGATTAGAGAAAGAGAGAAGGGAGATACGTGCCGACGTATACCGACGTGGTGGCAAGAGCCCAGGACCAGTTCCTCGAGGCGCTCAAGCGAGCCCAGGATCGATCGGTGGGGGTGGTGGAGTCAGCCGGCCGGGTAGCCGCGGGTATCGTTCCGACACGACTCTTGACCGGACGTCTCGACAGCGCCGTCCCGCCCGAGCAGGTGGTCAGGCTGACGCTCGGGTTCAGCGAGCGCCTGATCGCCCAGCAGCGGGCATATGCCGAGCGGCTCGTGGCCGCGCTCGACTCCGCCGGGTCGGAGGCCCGGTCGGCACGTACCGGTCAACGGGCAAGGAAGGCTCCCGCCCGACCCAGGACTTCCGGCGCCAGGTCGGGTGCCGGCGCCAACAAGCGGCCGACCAGCGTCGACACCGCGGCAGCGGGGACCTGACGATCTCGGAGGCCGCCGCCGGCCAGAGGCTGTGCTCCGCATGAGGAGCACCGCCCAGGGGGAGTCGTGGGCACCGGCGGCGGCTCCGTCGTCGGCCCGGCCTCGGCGCCCACATCGCGACGCCGAGGTCCCGCGTGTACGCCTGGCCCAGCACGTCATGCGCCTGGCCAACGGTCATCAGGTGAGCCTGGCCGTCGCCGGGCGCGGGGTGCCGCTGGTCGTCGTCCATGGCTTCACCGCCAACGGCATGCTCTACGCGCCGACCCTGAGCCGGCTGGTCTCGATGGGGTTCAAGGTCGTGGCCGTCGATGTCGCCGGCCACGGCGGGACTGCCGTGCTGCCGGTCCAAGGCGGTGACGTCGACGCCTACGCCGCCCTGCTGGGCCGGGCCCTCGACGAGCTCGGCATTCGCCGACCGATCCTCGTCGGCCACTCGATGGGAGGACGGCTGGTCGCGCAGCTGGCTGCCGATCGACCGGACTTCGCCTCGGGGGTCGTGCTGGTCGATGCCATCGTCGGCAAGCCCTGGGACGATCTCATGCGGTGGCTGAAGGTGGCCCCACCTGTGCTCGGACTCTTCGCCAGCCTGATGATCCTCGATCTGGCGGGGACGGTCTTCGTCGTCGATGACAAGGCCAGGGCGGCGCGCCTGGCCCGGTCGCTCACTCGTCTGGTGGTCGGGAACGTCACCCGGCCCTGGCGCCTCATCGGCCCGGCGCGCTCGATCCTCCGCTCTCCCGCCAGCGTCCCCGTCATCGAGGCCCTGGGGCAGACGGACGTCCCCGTCGTGATCATGCACGGTGACCGCGACCTGATCGTGCCGATCGCCACCGCCCGCGACGCCGGCCGCCGCTGCGGCGCGCGTGTGGTCGCTGTCCACGGGGCGCTGCACGCCTGGCTGCTGAGTGATCCGGAGACGTTCCCGGGCATCATCGGCGAGCTGTTGCGGGCCGAGCTGGGCGGAGCCTATGAGCGCGCCTTGACCGACAACGGCCTCGACCCTCGCACGGCGACCATCGCCGACATCGAGGGCGCCCTCTACGAGCCGGGATCGCCGGTGCTGGAGATGACACCGCCGCTCGAGTTCACCCGCTCGGGCACCCGGCGGCAGCTGCCCCGGTACCGATGGTCGACGGAACAGGGTCCGGCCACCGGACGAACGTCGTGACCGAGCGAGCGCGCCGCACCGTGCTGGTCACCGGGGCCAACTCGGGGATCGGGCTGGCCACGACGCTGGAGCTGGCTCGCCGAGGATTTCGGTCGGTGGGCTCGGTCCGCTCCGACGAGAAGGCGGACGTAGTGGCCAAGGCCGAAGCGGACACCGGTGCGGAGGTGGAGACTGTCCGGCTCGAAGTGTCCGACGCCGCCGCCTGCGCGGCGGTGATCAACGAGCTCCGTCCCTATGCCCTGGTCAACAACGCCGGGTACTCGGTGATCGGCTCCATCGAGGACGTCACCGACGACGAGGCCCGTGGGGTCCTCGAGGCCATGGTGCTCGCTCCCATGCGATTGGCCCGGCTGGCCCTGCCGCACATGCGGGCCCAAGGCGGAGGACGCATCGTCAACCTGTCGTCGGTCTACGGCCGCATGACCACCCCGCTGACCGGGTGGTACCAGGCAGCCAAGCACGCCCTGGAGGCGCTCTCTGACGCCCTTCGGATCGAGGTGGCCTCGGCAGGCGTGAAGGTGGTGCTGGTCGAGCCGGGCGGGTTTCGGACCGGGATCTGGGAGGAGAACCAGCGCGACGTCGAGCGGCGGGTCGGATCACGCTACGAGGGCGCCTACCGGCGGACCATGACCGGCATGAAGCTGGCGCAGCCCGTGATGGGTCACCCCGTGCAGGTGGCCAGGGTCGTCGCCGGCGCGGTGGCCGGTCGCTGGCCCCGGCCCCGGTACCTCGTCGGCTTGGACGCGCAGGCCGTCACCCTCTGGCACCGGCTGACCCCGACCGAGGTGAAGGACATCGTGACCCGGGTAGCGCTGGGACTGTGACCATCAGCGCCGAGGCGCGGCGCCCGACTTGCGTCCCCGGCGTTAACGCCCCCTAGCGGTTGGCGGCCCGGTAGCTGCGGTACACGGCGAGAAGGGCTTCTTTCTGGCCGTCGGTCAGCCCGGGATCGCAGCGGATGGCCGTCTCGGTCGGCGGCCCCCCGCCGTTCCCGCCGACATGCTGGTCCTGCTCCTCGCCCTCCAGCACCCCCGCCTGCGACAGCAACGTCTCGGCCGAGAGGTTCAGCGCCCTGGCGATCGACCGCAGCACCCTGACGGACGGCTCATGGAGACCCCGCTCGACCTGGCTGAGGTAGGGGTTGGAGACGTGGGTGAGCTCAGCCATGTCGCGGAGGGACAGATTGGCGAGCCGCCGCTGGGAGCGGATGAACGCTCCCAGGGACTCGAGCCGTGATCGCCATATGTCGTCGGTGACCATCTCTGCAGATGAGGGTACCGATCGAGGGGTAGGGACGCCGTGCACCCCTACCCCTCGTCAGCGAGTGTCAGGCCGCCGTCGACTTCGGGGCCGTCGACTTCGGGGCCGCCGTCTTCTTGGTCGTCTCGGTGCCCGTCACGAAGGGCTCCGCCACGTTGAGGACGTTCGTCACGAACTCCCGCTGGTTCGCGAGCAGCTTCTCGGCGAAATCGAACACGTTGCCCGCCACCTCGGTCGGCCGAGGAAGCTGATCGGCAAACGGAAGCTCGGGCCGCCCGGGGATGATCTCCTCGACCGTCTCGGTCCAGCCCCGTACCGCTTCGATCAGCACGTCCTGGTACTGCTTGAGCCCGTCCAGCACCTGGTACTGGACGCTCTCGGTGATGTCGGCCACGGTCATTGGCCGTCTCCTTCCTGTTGTCAACGGACTTCGCTAACTATAGTTCGCATGCGCATATCATGTCAAGGGAGACGCGACGAGAGGCGCTGATCCACTCGCTCAACGAGAAGAAATCCCCCAAGATCTGCGTGAGCGATCGCTATTTCCGCACGTAGACCCAGGCCCCCCCAGCGAGTGACTCGACTGTACCCCGCTCGGTCGGTTCCTATTCCTCTGACATCAGCGGCCCAGCCCTCGCCTGCGCAGGCGTTACCGTGACCCCGTGCCAGGTCCCGCCGCCCGCCGAGTCCTGGTGACCCGCCAGCTTCCGACAGGGGGCCTCGATCCCCTGGTCGAAGCCGGCCACGAGATCGTGCAAGGACCCGACGACGAGCCGCTCACCGGTCAGCAGCTGTGCCGAGCGGCATCCGAGGCCGACGCCATCATCAGCGTGCTGACAGACCGGATCGACGCCAGCCTGATCGCGGGCGCTCCCAAGCTGCGGGTCATCGCCAACGTCGCCGTC comes from Acidimicrobiales bacterium and encodes:
- a CDS encoding alpha/beta fold hydrolase, producing MEHFTRNGLTFDVTDVGPADAEAVVLLHGYPQSSASWRSISPHLVAAGYRVLAPDQRGYSPGARPQGRRAYVMSELVADVLALADQAGVDGFHVVGHDWGGAVAWALATDHADRLRTLTVLSTPHPRAFLRSAVTSGQALRSWYMGLFQIPRLPEWLTLAGDGRVARSAMRRSGLSEERAREYLDAMKKPGALTGALNWYRALPYEATAVRDAKPIEVPTLYVWSTEDVALGRKAAELTGRFVSGPYRFEVLEGVPHWIPEEAPDEVVRLLLAHLRP
- a CDS encoding SDR family NAD(P)-dependent oxidoreductase: MTERARRTVLVTGANSGIGLATTLELARRGFRSVGSVRSDEKADVVAKAEADTGAEVETVRLEVSDAAACAAVINELRPYALVNNAGYSVIGSIEDVTDDEARGVLEAMVLAPMRLARLALPHMRAQGGGRIVNLSSVYGRMTTPLTGWYQAAKHALEALSDALRIEVASAGVKVVLVEPGGFRTGIWEENQRDVERRVGSRYEGAYRRTMTGMKLAQPVMGHPVQVARVVAGAVAGRWPRPRYLVGLDAQAVTLWHRLTPTEVKDIVTRVALGL
- a CDS encoding alpha/beta hydrolase, producing the protein MRSTAQGESWAPAAAPSSARPRRPHRDAEVPRVRLAQHVMRLANGHQVSLAVAGRGVPLVVVHGFTANGMLYAPTLSRLVSMGFKVVAVDVAGHGGTAVLPVQGGDVDAYAALLGRALDELGIRRPILVGHSMGGRLVAQLAADRPDFASGVVLVDAIVGKPWDDLMRWLKVAPPVLGLFASLMILDLAGTVFVVDDKARAARLARSLTRLVVGNVTRPWRLIGPARSILRSPASVPVIEALGQTDVPVVIMHGDRDLIVPIATARDAGRRCGARVVAVHGALHAWLLSDPETFPGIIGELLRAELGGAYERALTDNGLDPRTATIADIEGALYEPGSPVLEMTPPLEFTRSGTRRQLPRYRWSTEQGPATGRTS
- a CDS encoding wax ester/triacylglycerol synthase family O-acyltransferase — translated: MQRLTGFDAAFFHLETAGTHMHVGQTCVFDPSTAPRGHSFERIRQLIHDRLHLVPPFRRRLADIPMRLHHPVWLEDPDFDLDYHVRSAALPQPGGVPELADFTAEVMGRPLHRDRPPWEMYIVEGLEDGMVAGVTKVHHAAIDGLSGAEITATLLDLSPEQVTTPPEGPWEPDRVSPFELGRAAIGELARQPRTVARLASRTVGSALALRRRNRSEDTAPPPAPFSAPRTSLQTAISAHRRIAFAEVSLDKVKTVKNTLGGTVNDVILTMCAGALRSLLAARGEHPERSLVAAVPVSVRSEEQRGTMGNQISAMLVSLASTVENPVERLRAISAGSAQAKAQDKVFGVQELSEWTEILSPGVVSRAARMASRLKVLERLPPLFNVIVSNFPGPAFPLYFSGSRMLAAYPMGPVTDGGPLNITVQSYMGTLFFGLVACRDAVPEVWDIAQYLDDTLNELSKAAAKAGPGGRSSEKAGPGGGSSEAAAPGGRRRPTGSAD
- a CDS encoding bifunctional YncE family protein/alkaline phosphatase family protein — protein: MLRGRARRRSLIALVCGALAMSGGVALAADNATTSGRIGPAYGITPGGRQLTPAGRMTPLGDFPTGGALSPDGRFYWAVDSGHGRDDVQIVDVGTGKLRQVLPLPGAYGGIAYAPDGRTVYVSGEPVGNSHPTGPTMASTGDAIHVFTVDPSSGRATERAPIGLPPTSGGTAQKEAANPASLIVQPPGPGPSSGLGWPIGLAVTPDQRMLAVALNQADQVAVIDLATRAVRLVKVGAYPYGVAVDSHSAYVSNEYDGTVSVVDLDTGSVARTITVGTQNSHPEGLALDRSHHQLFVAVTNRDQVADVDTLTSTVRDVSVGRSAGVGTAPVALRVAPDGRTLYVADAGEDAVAVIALTDRTGGARALTVVGRVPTAFYPTDVAVTPDGRRLIWLAGKGLGAGPNPLYGQNFAASERAPYGQYVVDMLIGRLGVLSTPSDADAARMSHQVDQEVRPTDLAPGPSNTPINAPGGGPSRQIKHVFYVVKENRTYDQVLGSDPRGDGSRSLELFDDNGVNGPATGVTPNAHSLTRMFPLLDHVYADSEVSVDGHIITSGAYATDFVVKALHANYANRGRVANFGQAPETFPPNDFIFDQAVRQGVSFRNYGEYSAGVLPSSNDGRSTYRASQLNTAFGYPISFGCDGIGTTPNGVDNPAVCDTDSGTLGPQGALGVATSRFDFFQQQFNAEVATGTVPALSYITLPNDHTNGVRKNYPTPKAMVADNDLGLGQLVDLISHSPIWSSSAIFVVEDDSQDGADHVDAHRMPAYVISPWARHGAVVHTRYDQLSVLRTIGLMVGLRPLSLFDALAEPMYDAFIPGDAQPDLEPYNAVIPTQPLTQLTASTPTGLDGALPYSNVDLVPQRLFDAALWRSVYGPGSTPPPAGPNASPDEAERAAQTQEEWQAHGNVAAWLRAHPRGDPSG
- a CDS encoding YoaK family protein — protein: MTRDPKALPEPSALRRGALVLGLTLVAGCTDAISYLGLGRVFTANMTGNTVLLGVAVAQRDAGAAGRSAAALGGFVVGATLVGLAPSPKSGARSVTAALVGEVALLGGLLGWWIVAGSEPTGAVRDGLIVVAGTAMGVQSAAVARLGVPGVATTYITGTWTGISAGVASWLRRHPPVRRGRPGPASQSGGDAGQKVQVGLQVAVVLVYLGGAIASGFARDAWGAAAAAVPLGILACVLVVTVLPPERGRLGA
- a CDS encoding arginine--tRNA ligase — its product is MNVRDVLADSVLAALADLGVDPLPATVAFERPARPEHGDWSSNVALTSAKAAGRAPRELATALAERLTADPPPHVAAVEVAGPGFVNFRLRQSWLHEALRQVVREGTDDYARDDTGKGERVQLEFVSANPTGPLHVGNGWLCSYGDALGRIFSRCGWSVSREYYVNDTGGQIRRLGESLLARRRGGVVPEEGYQGEYVAELARAYDGPDDDVVAAGRWAATRILDNIRGTLEGLGIVFDEWYSQASIEESGAVEETIAVLAERGLVYDSDGATWLRSTAVDDSRDRVLIKSDGEFTYLAGDLAYHRDKFLVRGYDRVIDIFGADHHGQVASLLAGVRALGVEDGRLEVELGQMVSLADGKMSKRSGNFVSLDSLVTDIGPDATRLLSLMTSIDQATTLDLDLIRRQSMENPVYYVQYAHARIASIDRVRRERGIERQPLDRVDLGLLTHQRELALLRALTELPDVVLTACRDRAPHKVTTWVRQLAGDFHGFYHDCYVMGQGISEELTQARLWLVEGARIGLAVGLGLLGVSAPDSM
- a CDS encoding response regulator, whose product is MPETTVLVVDDDPVIQTLLQVNFEMEGYTVVEAVDGVEGLERARADLPDVVVLDIMMPKMNGLEVVSALKADPATADIPVILLSAKAQESDIRAGQSTGAEDYITKPFDPLDLLDRVAALISKQRS